The sequence CGCGTCGGGCAGGCCCGCCAGCACCGCCTCGTAGTTCATGACGCCAGCGCCCAGTCGGGGATGGCGTTCAGCGTCAGGTCCGCGCGCTCGCCGGCACGCAGGCGCTCCGTCCCCGCGGCGGTGATCATCGCCGCGTTGTCCGTGCAGAGCCGGGGCGGCGGGACGTGGAGCGTGAGGCCGTGTTCCGCGGCCTCGGCCGCGAGCCCCGCGCGGAGGGGGCCGTTCGCCGCGACGCCGCCCGTCAGCACGAGGCGCTTCACCCCGAGGCGGAGCGCGGCCTTCACCGACTTCCGCACGAGCGTCTTCACCACCGCGGCCTGGAACGAGGCGGCGACGTCGGCGACCTGCTGGGCGGACAGCGGCGCCTGGCGCTTGACGTAGAGCGACACCGACGTCTTGATGCCGCTGAACGAGAAGTCGGGCGCGCGGTCGGTCATGTGCGCGAGCGGGAAGGTGATCGCCTTCGGGTCGCCGGAGGCCGCCGTCCGCTCGATGACCGGCCCGCCCGGGAAGCCGAGGCCGAGGAGCTTCGCGACCTTGTCGAACGCCTCGCCGGCCGCGTCGTCACGCGTCTGGCCGACGAGCGTGTAGGCGAGCGGTGCCCGGGCGTGGTAGAGCGCGGTGTGGCCGCCCGAGACGACCAGGGCGAGGAACGGGTGCGCCGGCGGATCGTCTGTGAGGAACGCGGCGTAGATGTGGCCCTCGAGGTGGTTCACGCCGACCAGGGGCTTGCCGTGGACCCAGGCGAGCGACTTCGCGACGGCGCAGCCCACGAGCAGGGAGCCGACGAGCCCCGGACCCTGGGTGACGGCGATCCCGTCGAGGTCCGGCACCCCGACGCCGGCGTCGGCGAGCGCCTGCTCCACGACGGGCACGATGACCTCGAGGTGGCGCCGCGAGGCGAGCTCGGGGACGACGCCGCCGTAGGGCGCGTGGATCGCGTCCTGCGAGGCGACGACGCTCGACCGCACGCGCCGCCCGTCGACGAGCACCGCCGCGGCCGTCTCGTCGCACGAGCTCTCGATTCCGAGCACAAGCATCGCTTCTATCTCAGGCCACCCTCGGCTCGATCCGGCCTCGCGGACCCCGCTACAAAAGACAAGGGCGACGCGGCCGCCGCTCCGGCCCGCGTCGCCCCCGGACGCGCGCGGAACCCTACTGCGGCCGCGCCTGGACCTGCGTCGGCGGACGCTGCTGTTCGATGATGCGCATGGTCTTGATCACGTCGATCGCCCGCTGGACCTGGACGTCCCGCCGGAGCTCCTCCGCCGGCTCGAGCGCGGCCTGGACGCGGTCGCGTGGCGTCTGCTCCTTCGGCACCTCGACCACGATGTCGGGCGTGATGCC comes from Candidatus Methylomirabilota bacterium and encodes:
- the tsaD gene encoding tRNA (adenosine(37)-N6)-threonylcarbamoyltransferase complex transferase subunit TsaD encodes the protein MLVLGIESSCDETAAAVLVDGRRVRSSVVASQDAIHAPYGGVVPELASRRHLEVIVPVVEQALADAGVGVPDLDGIAVTQGPGLVGSLLVGCAVAKSLAWVHGKPLVGVNHLEGHIYAAFLTDDPPAHPFLALVVSGGHTALYHARAPLAYTLVGQTRDDAAGEAFDKVAKLLGLGFPGGPVIERTAASGDPKAITFPLAHMTDRAPDFSFSGIKTSVSLYVKRQAPLSAQQVADVAASFQAAVVKTLVRKSVKAALRLGVKRLVLTGGVAANGPLRAGLAAEAAEHGLTLHVPPPRLCTDNAAMITAAGTERLRAGERADLTLNAIPDWALAS